The genomic segment tctgcatggagtttgcatgttctctctgtgcatgtgttggttttttccaggttctctggcttcctcccacagtccaaaaacatgctggtctcaacattggttgttttttttgggttaTGAAACtgtctgaatgtttttaaaaggatAAATGTCAGGAATATTTTTCAGTAGAGTCCTGACTCCTCCAGAGTAATACTCAGAGTCGtctctcaagtcaaagcaaagttttacttgTGTGAGGGATCAACATAAACAGAGCACAATCTGAACAAGTGACCGTCAAAGGTGGAAAATAGCCTAGTTTTTTAATAAAGACACAAGCATGAGTTACACGTCTAGTTTGCTGCAGGCGGGCGGTTAGGAATGGTTTTTTATCCTGCAAACTCCTTTGCAAACAgcttttagcacacatcacacagtattaaaatgaatgagaatattcaatcatcaaatacaataaTTTTCATAATAACAGAGATGGGTagaactttgtttttgtgtcactgacCCCTGTTGGTTTTCATTgctgctgtaaacatgtttgtcTTTCTCCTGTCAGGTTTAACTGATACTGGGTCAAACTGCTACAGAGCAGATATGAGCGACGTGGCGGACGAAGCGATGGACAGCTCTGCAGTGTCCGAGGAAGAAGTGGAGGACCAGCAGGAGACGTCGCAGGAGGACCAGACGAGTCCAAACAAGAGCCGCTCCAAAATATCCGGTAACATAAATCAGACAGTTTTCTGAATCTGTCTGTGGTGCTTCGACCTCTAGAACCACTCTGACTCACAAACCGGGAATTTGATATTAAATAATTCCTGGACATACGGCATGTTCGGTCTGGGGTTCACAGAAACTGGAGCTGCTTTTACCCTGGCGATGCATGTAGGAAAAGAATTTCTGCTGGTCATCTGTTCAGTTGTTGTCTGATGGAACCCAGGAAAGccgtttgatttttattttcaccgtgttgctgcagctgtgggtgaaatcctggagggaaaGCGGACAAAGAAGACTGTGGAGCGACTCGACTTCCAGGCACCGAAGCAAATGGAGAAGCTCAAGATTGGAGATGGTAAATAGTATATTTATTAGGGAGTAGCTTTACAAAATAGTTTCATTCTTTTCGGTTTGTCAAATTCTTAACGCTCAAAAAACTTAAGGTGGGATATTATTATTCCATCATAGAACTTAAAGCTGCAGCcaacaaatgtttattttctgaacAGTGTGTAAAATGTCTCGTTATTCTCTGCAGATGTTCCCCCCCGtctaacagtaaaaaaaaaaaacaatagggTATCTTAATATtcacaatattatttattaatatatattttttgaagacTGGAGAAACGAACCaacatctttttgcatattttagtccATTAAGATCACAGTTGTATTTACTGTTCACcgttaaaaacagcagctgagacGTACATCTGTGAATCTGTAaatgtgaatgaaaatgaatcTAAAATGTGTGTAAAGTGTCGAAGAATAGTTTAACCGATGCTCCTTTTTCAGCATTAGATTGCAGGCTGATTGGTGTATGAAAACTGAGCTTGTTtacttttgatgttttcaggcAGTGGAGATAAATTAGGAGATATTCCTCGCACCAGCTACCAGATCACCAAGATGAAACCGGCTGATCTGAAACCTCTGCATGCCGTCCTATTCGACAGACCGGGAAAGGTACGAACATCGAAATCTGTAAATGAAGAGCATTTAATGAGGAAGTCTCAGTTTTTCATACTTATAACGTCTATCCCAAACAGCCTAGACACTAAAGACACAAAGCTTAAAGCCCACTAACCATTTTTTACAGATTAGCTGATACAGTCTGATCTGACAAATTTGAATCCAACATATTATCTTAACTCCCATCAAAGGCTCCTGCTGCACTTTTGTACTACATGGCCTCAAATGTCAACTTGAAAGCTTAATATTACACGTATACGAACAGGATTTTAAGTCTGCTGATGTGTGTGAGATTATTATTTGTTCCCTCCTCAGATTTCCACGCTAAAGAAGAACCTGCGGCTGTTTAACGGATTTTCTTTTGATGCCGACAGCGAACAGTACAataaaaaacgagaaaaacttCTCAAGTAAGTTTCTGTTCAGAGAGAAAAGATCGTCACAAACTACATGAATGAGTGTTTCATAATATCGACCGATGTGGTTTTCAGGGCTGATATTGAGTATTGGTCATCAAGAAAGGCTGCCATGCATTACCAGCATTAGATAGTATTAAACCTTACATGTAAAACCAGATTAGTTACTGTATCTGAATATGTACAATAGAAATAGGAGAGATGACAACACAGTGATGCTACGATGTCCTCCTGTGTTTACTGATTGATCGATTGATTGAAATCAATTAGTTTGTCGCCTGTAGTTCCGTCTGTTTTCTTAATCtgtgttctgtcattttattttatatagatTTATAGTTGGAGGTGGAACTTCCTGAGCAGTGGTTGCTGATAATTGCTAATTATCTGATAATTGACTTACCAATATTTCATCTGTTTGAGCTGAGCATCGCGGTTGGAGTATAGAAGTTCTTTATATCTTAGTTTTGTGTTCAGTTAAAGCTCTTTACCTCAGAAACAGTTGTTCTCTTGGACAAACTGACAacttctctttgtctttcctcTGCTTTTAATTCAGGAGTTCAAATTTTACCAACCCCAAGCTGAAGGTCATGTGCAGCGTTCTGGATCTGGAGAAGAAAGGGACCCACTCAGATCTGGTGGACAGGATCCTGACTTTCCTCGTGGCACCGAAAAACAGCGGGAAGGTGAGCTGAACTGTGTTTCCAGTAGaaagcagtttgtttttcctcaaTCCCCAAGTAATTGTATCATTATTTTTAGGGTTAATTTCTAAAGAAAGTTGAATTTGAGACCTCGCAGTTTGCCCATCTGTAGAAACGTCTTGCTTTCATTTTGCAGCGCCTTCCcgtgaagaagaagaggaaatcGAAGAAGAAGCTGTCAGGCGACGATTCAAAGGCCAAGACCAAGAAGAAGAGCAAACCTAAAGCCCGCAGCTCATCGTCCAGCCCCAAGAAATCCAAAGCAGGAAGCAAATCCAAAGCCATCGTCATGGACTCGAGCAGCGACGAAGATGATGACGAGGAAGATGAGAGGGCCGGAGCTTCTGCTGAGGCTGAGGGATCAGATGCTGAGGAGAAACCATCGGAGAAAGACGAGGACCAGTCGGACAAGTCAGAGGAATCTGGAGACGAAGAGGAGGACGACGAagatgatgaggatgaggatgatgatgatgaggtgagCATAAACCTGATATGTCTCTCTTTAAACCAGCAGGAGCTCATTGATTAGTTAATTATCACCTGTTGATTAATCACTGatgtgattattttaaattctctgttttagtttgtttcctGAATGATGTGGAAGTTTGTAGCCGAGACACCAAGAACAGTCAGTTTTAAGATTGAACCTCAGAAACTCATTATATATgtcatcttatttttgttttataatgAGATTATCATgttgtatatatacatatttttactttacacaATAtgatattttgactttttgagattttctcattaaaatgaaacaatttcACATCATACAACTGtagatattttcatgttttgcactgcgtttcattgttttaatttttgtggtcattttggttgtttgttttgcacctattttacaaaaattgttTCCAATAGTGGAAAAAAAGGGATGCTCCACATACtaataatatatatatctatatatatatatagatatatatatatattttttttacaatttatatgTTTGTTGCCTCTACAAACTTTTTGTCTCTACTCTGAACATGAATTAGTTTCACCAAGCTGAATGCATCTTCCAACAACCTACTCctcatttttgagccatgctgcatttattttcctgGTCCTGTATGCTTAATGTTCCTCACAGTCGctctttttatttcctctctgctcttcGACTGtgttcacagctgagtcagacACAGAGAATCAGTTTTGCcgaggagtgaagaattctcttttctctttttttgccgATTCAGGTTCAGgcaaacaatttatttttggcaaatatttaaataagacatATTTGGttaagggctgcacagcggaatagtggttagcactttcgccttgcagcaagaagatcccggctcgaatcccggggtgggcctgggatctttctgcatggagtttgcatgttctccctgtgcatgcgtgggttttctccgggtactccggcttcctcccacagtccaaaaatatgctgaggttaattgattactctaaattgcccgtaggtgtgaatgtgagtgtgattgtttgtctgtatatgtagccctgtgacagactggagacctgtccagggtgtcccctgccttcacccgagtcagctgggataggctccagcaccccccacgaccctagtgaggataaagcggtttatagagaatggatggatgaatggatattTGGTTAATATCCCTTGTAGAACTCTGTCACAGATAATCAGTTTTTGTTATTAAATCATGTAAATTAGTCACATTCTGTAACTTTTTGGTTCTCCACAGTTTCCTTTTTCAAATACGTGTTTCACGTTATGAAAAGATAAGAAGTTTCTTGTAATAATGAGATCAGTTTGTATCTTAAACTTTCCACATTTTCATGAGATACCGATCGTTTTTTCTTTCTAAGCTGCCGTGTGTTACAAAGCTGAACGTTTGTTGTTACAAAATGTGACGTCTGAAACCGTTTTTGTGTCAGTCTCCCAAATCCAAGTCCAGCAGAGGGAAAGCTGCACCCAAGAAACCGGTGAAAAGACAGAGAGCACCCGCAAAGAAGGCGGGTCCTCCTAAGAAGAGAGCAAAGAAGGAAGCTTCAGACGAGTCGGAGTCTGACGCcaacagtgatgatgatgaaaagGTGAGTCATTTTCAGATTAACAGCACGAGGAgtgtaaaatgtgtgttttaggaGGCTGTaatgttttgcatgtttgatGTTCTCTCAGCAATTTTGTGTCTGGATATAATTCCAGTGTCTTGTTCTGGATGTTTGAAGCTCATCTCTCCACTATGTGACTTTTCTGTTGGTTTGCAGcccaaacagaaaaagactgcTGCAGCCAAACCTGCTGCCAAAACAAAGAaggctgacagcagcagcaacagcaagaccaacacaaacacaggtgAGAACGCTGTTCATGTTAGTGAATTTAGAAACCTTTCTATAGACTGATGATTACTTTGACTGTCTGCAGAGAGTTTTACCTCTCATTCTGATTCTCTTTCATGGGTTTCTCTGCAGCGGAGGACAGTACG from the Acanthochromis polyacanthus isolate Apoly-LR-REF ecotype Palm Island chromosome 12, KAUST_Apoly_ChrSc, whole genome shotgun sequence genome contains:
- the dek gene encoding protein DEK translates to MSDVADEAMDSSAVSEEEVEDQQETSQEDQTSPNKSRSKISAVGEILEGKRTKKTVERLDFQAPKQMEKLKIGDGSGDKLGDIPRTSYQITKMKPADLKPLHAVLFDRPGKISTLKKNLRLFNGFSFDADSEQYNKKREKLLKSSNFTNPKLKVMCSVLDLEKKGTHSDLVDRILTFLVAPKNSGKRLPVKKKRKSKKKLSGDDSKAKTKKKSKPKARSSSSSPKKSKAGSKSKAIVMDSSSDEDDDEEDERAGASAEAEGSDAEEKPSEKDEDQSDKSEESGDEEEDDEDDEDEDDDDESPKSKSSRGKAAPKKPVKRQRAPAKKAGPPKKRAKKEASDESESDANSDDDEKPKQKKTAAAKPAAKTKKADSSSNSKTNTNTAEDSTDDDEPLIKMIKKAPSDEQLKETVQSLLKEANLEEMTMKQICQRVFDTYPDHDLTSKKDYIKQTVKSLIT